One segment of Bradyrhizobium sp. CB2312 DNA contains the following:
- a CDS encoding methyl-accepting chemotaxis protein: MLVTGATCVAGLNYLAKAQSEVSESANLRAHLTSLSQAFLESQQLALEFLRKHDEAVVARQAEGVNNALADLGQIEERAASSPEDDPLRDVKFLRAGINLYATRFNNIVSAQRVLGLTENDGLQGKLREAVHQAEARLAHFNEPHLTMLILMMRRHEKDFMLRHEERYGDELEKRVVEFEAALAASELAPESKNELKKLVASYRSSFLAFLVSQQALDDQVDDLVQIYGRNRPLLLKAIAGADARASSAEERASRLREALVWAIGLASLGIGFVALLVGQKLARLMSRMSEAMRQLAAGRFDVTLPGLGRSDEIGDMAQAMEAFKVRSKEKLQEELAANQEQDRVAAERRKAELGELAGTFERAVSSVIDTMSSASTELEASARELTETAQLTREISDNVASASEEASANVQLVAAATEEMMASASEIGRQAARSTEIAHEAVRQAAETDRRMKQLSAAATKVGGVVDLIAAIARQTNLLALNATIEAARAGGAGSGFAVVALEVKSLATQTANATVEIGQQIADIQAATLESASAITNIGNSISRISQIASAIAAATDQQGAVTKDIAQNIQHAAAMSMTVAGNIRQVAQKAFITGASSSQVLRSANVLARTSHHLKSEADHFLTGIRS, from the coding sequence GTGCTTGTCACTGGCGCGACTTGCGTTGCCGGACTTAATTATCTTGCGAAGGCGCAGAGTGAGGTAAGCGAGAGCGCCAATCTTCGCGCCCATCTAACGTCTCTTTCTCAGGCCTTTCTTGAATCGCAGCAGCTGGCGTTGGAGTTTTTGCGCAAGCACGACGAAGCCGTGGTCGCGCGGCAAGCCGAGGGCGTCAATAACGCACTGGCGGACCTTGGCCAAATCGAAGAGCGGGCCGCTTCCTCGCCCGAGGACGATCCCCTGAGAGACGTGAAGTTCCTTCGCGCCGGAATCAACCTTTATGCGACTCGTTTTAATAACATCGTCTCCGCGCAGCGGGTGCTCGGGCTCACGGAAAATGATGGGCTCCAAGGTAAGCTTCGCGAAGCCGTGCATCAGGCAGAAGCGCGACTTGCACATTTTAATGAGCCGCACCTGACGATGTTGATCTTGATGATGCGACGGCATGAAAAGGATTTCATGCTACGTCACGAGGAGAGGTATGGCGATGAGCTGGAAAAGCGCGTCGTCGAATTCGAGGCCGCACTTGCTGCTTCAGAACTTGCCCCGGAATCCAAGAATGAGCTGAAGAAGCTTGTTGCCTCTTATCGATCGAGCTTTCTTGCGTTTCTTGTATCGCAGCAGGCGCTGGACGACCAAGTTGACGATCTCGTCCAAATCTACGGCCGGAATCGTCCCCTTCTTTTGAAAGCGATAGCAGGCGCGGACGCTCGCGCTAGCTCTGCTGAAGAACGTGCGTCGCGCCTCCGAGAGGCTTTGGTGTGGGCAATTGGGCTTGCCTCTCTCGGGATCGGCTTCGTTGCGTTGCTTGTTGGTCAGAAGCTGGCAAGGCTTATGAGTCGGATGAGCGAGGCGATGCGTCAACTTGCGGCCGGGCGGTTCGATGTCACGCTGCCGGGTCTTGGCCGCTCAGACGAGATCGGCGATATGGCTCAGGCCATGGAAGCGTTTAAGGTGAGATCGAAGGAAAAATTGCAAGAGGAACTTGCCGCGAATCAAGAGCAGGACCGTGTAGCAGCGGAGCGGCGCAAGGCGGAGCTTGGCGAGCTGGCCGGCACATTTGAACGCGCCGTTAGCAGCGTCATTGATACGATGTCTTCCGCGTCGACCGAACTGGAGGCTTCCGCTCGGGAGCTGACAGAGACGGCACAGCTCACTCGGGAGATCTCTGATAACGTTGCGTCGGCATCGGAGGAGGCGTCAGCCAATGTTCAGCTGGTTGCTGCGGCAACGGAAGAGATGATGGCCTCCGCTTCCGAAATCGGCCGGCAGGCCGCGCGATCAACGGAGATCGCCCACGAAGCCGTGCGCCAGGCTGCAGAAACGGATCGCCGGATGAAGCAGCTATCGGCTGCTGCAACAAAAGTCGGTGGGGTGGTTGACCTGATTGCAGCGATCGCCAGGCAAACCAACCTTCTGGCGCTCAATGCAACAATCGAGGCCGCGCGTGCCGGCGGCGCCGGCAGCGGCTTTGCAGTTGTGGCGCTCGAGGTGAAGTCGTTAGCAACTCAGACGGCGAACGCGACCGTCGAAATCGGACAGCAGATTGCTGACATTCAGGCAGCGACACTGGAGTCAGCCAGCGCCATCACAAACATCGGAAACAGCATTAGCAGAATCTCACAAATTGCATCAGCGATTGCCGCGGCGACCGACCAACAGGGCGCAGTCACGAAAGATATTGCCCAAAATATTCAGCATGCGGCCGCGATGTCGATGACTGTGGCGGGCAACATCCGGCAGGTCGCGCAGAAGGCGTTTATCACAGGTGCATCATCGTCGCAGGTGTTGAGGTCTGCCAATGTGCTTGCCCGAACCAGCCATCACCTTAAAAGCGAAGCCGATCATTTTCTCACCGGGATCCGATCATGA